The following are encoded together in the Robertmurraya sp. FSL R5-0851 genome:
- the msrB gene encoding peptide-methionine (R)-S-oxide reductase MsrB — MKKEGDLKESLTPMQYEVTQRNGTEPPFRNEYWDQFGDGIYVDIVSGKPLFSSKDKYDAGCGWPSFTKPIDEEEIIEKIDRSHFMVRTEVRSKSADSHLGHVFDDGPGPTKLRYCINSAALEFIPVDELDEKGYGKYKILFS; from the coding sequence ATGAAAAAAGAAGGAGATTTGAAAGAAAGTTTAACTCCTATGCAATATGAAGTGACTCAAAGAAATGGAACGGAGCCGCCGTTTCGAAATGAATATTGGGATCAATTTGGTGACGGTATTTATGTAGATATTGTTTCAGGAAAACCGCTCTTTAGTTCGAAGGATAAATATGATGCGGGATGTGGGTGGCCAAGCTTTACAAAGCCAATTGATGAGGAAGAGATTATTGAAAAAATAGATCGCAGTCACTTTATGGTTCGTACAGAAGTCCGTAGTAAATCTGCTGATTCTCATCTTGGTCATGTGTTTGATGATGGACCAGGGCCGACGAAGCTAAGGTATTGTATCAACTCTGCAGCACTGGAATTTATTCCCGTTGATGAACTGGATGAAAAAGGGTACGGTAAGTATAAAATTT
- the msrA gene encoding peptide-methionine (S)-S-oxide reductase MsrA, with the protein MEKLATFAGGCFWCMVKPFDEQPGIISVISGYTGGHKENPTYEEVCRETTGHYEAVQITYDPEIFSYEKLLTVYWQQIDPTDPGGQFYDRGQSYETAIFYHDEEQRVLAEQSKLELAQSGRFSKPIATKILPAKEFYAAEDYHQQFYKKNPVRYGRYSEGSGRNAFIKKAWGNDQ; encoded by the coding sequence TGCGACATTTGCTGGTGGATGCTTTTGGTGTATGGTAAAACCGTTTGATGAACAGCCTGGAATTATTTCTGTCATCAGTGGCTATACAGGGGGACATAAGGAAAACCCTACTTATGAAGAGGTATGCCGAGAAACAACTGGGCATTACGAGGCTGTACAAATTACGTATGATCCTGAAATATTTTCTTATGAAAAGCTATTAACTGTATACTGGCAACAAATTGATCCAACTGATCCTGGTGGACAGTTCTATGATCGGGGCCAATCGTATGAAACGGCAATCTTTTATCATGACGAAGAACAACGGGTATTAGCTGAACAATCTAAGCTAGAATTAGCGCAAAGTGGTCGTTTTTCAAAGCCTATCGCGACAAAAATTTTACCGGCAAAAGAATTTTATGCCGCTGAAGATTATCATCAGCAATTTTATAAAAAGAACCCCGTACGATATGGAAGATATTCTGAGGGGTCTGGGCGCAATGCCTTTATTAAGAAAGCTTGGGGGAATGACCAATGA